Part of the Pyricularia oryzae 70-15 chromosome 3, whole genome shotgun sequence genome, AGTATCCATCCCTGGCGGCGGCCAGCTGCCTCTGGCGGCGCAGCATGCGCGGCTTGCAGATGCAGCACcacagcagcaggagcaaAAACACAAACGCCACCACGGAGCCGACGATGGCGCCAATGTAGTTGTAGCCCGGCGCCGAGTTGACGGTGCCCGCGGGCGGTGCTGCCGGAGCCGGAGGAGCAGGGGCGGGTGTTTCGCCCCCGTCGCCGAGGCCCAGGGTGACGTGCGTCGTGTACGTGGTTGCGGCGCGCTCGATGGTCTGTGTAACGACGCGGGCCTGCGGGCGCCGGATTTGCAGGGTTGGTGCAGGAGGCGTCGGCAGGTCGCCGGGGTTGTCGGGTAACATTTTTGTCTTCGTCGGGGGTTGAGCTTTATATATTTAAGTATGAGAAAAAGAATATGAAATCTTGATTTGCACTATAACGTGTAGTTGCGAGGGAGATTGTGGCGGTGGCTCAGAGAGTGACAGCGAGGTCTTGTCTTTGCTGTAAGTACTGCCTTTTGTtggtactgctgctgctaaTGTCGATGTTTTGCTCTGTTGGGTTTGCGACGTGCGCTTGGCGATCTCATTTGAGGAAATAGCCGAACCTCGAACCGTCAGATTCGCTATCGAACGCAACCCAACTTTTGAAGTATCTCAGAAGATGCAAACGAGGACCCCAAATGTTCCAAGTGCACAAAATAAAGCACTTCAGGGttcggaaaaaaaaagtgcaaaCACGCAGGGGAACCGAAGAACACTTTCGTTTGGGCGGGGCCATCTGCTGCAGCATAACCTGGACTGGTTTGAGCCTCAGTGGGCCGACATAGGAGGAGGGAAGAAAATCGTAGCGAaggtgatggtggtggtgtctGTCTTGTGAGTGGTCGTCGAGGCTGTCAGCACCTCATGGTTGCAGCGCAGCTACAGTGATAGTGGTGTAGGTCAGTCATAATCCGGGTTTGAGGTTGCCCCTGCAAGTCACAATCAATTTacccgtcgccgtcgtcgacgtGCCATGCGATTTGACGACTGCGGAACTCTACCTTGGAATTTATATGGCATCAGTGTCGGAGCTATGCCAGCAAAATAGCGGTATGGAGGAAGTAAACAAAACCCCAGTTGGGCATCAAAACGCCCACAATTTACGCAAATTATAATAGAATGGGACTTGGCTGTGCTGGCAGTTGAAATGTTTGGAGAGATGGTACCGAAAAAAGATGAGAAACATGCATGAGAACCCCGCTTCCATAGCCGGTCAATCACCGAATTTTCTCTGCGCGGCGCGTAGCTCTTCATCTCTTCCATTTCCCCTTACTCGATCCTGCAGGTTTGGGCTTCACTCCAGGCAGGTTTAATTCACAACTGGAGCCCAATTGACAGAACGATCAAAACATAAACCAAACCAGCACATCATAATTCCTCTTTGGCCTCAAACAAAAACCCATCTCGGGTCTGGCGCCCGCTGATGACAACTCACAAAACAAGATATACGGACAAGACGGAGTAGGGGATGATCTACCTGCCCgtactttttttgcttcttgtctATTGAGTCTTGGCACGAACCACACAACCATGTATACTGCATCCATGCATGCATGTCATACACAGAGACAGCTTTGAGTGAGCTGTCAATGGACAGGCCAGGGTCCATGGTGACCGAAGCCGTCCAATCGACCCAGGGAGGCACATGGCGGCATGCACACCTAACCCTCATCTACAGCCAATCATGTTGTATTTTCTTTGGGGGTCATTATGTACGGTAGCTTGGTAGGGAGGGAGCCAAAGACTTGATGACAGGCGACCGACCGTCACAACTCACTTGCGTCGTAGGTACTGCTTTGGCGAATCGACGGTCGACGTTGTCTAGCGGACATGAGTAAACACTGCCAAAAATGCGTCGCTTGGCGCAGAAAACATGCAGGGAGAGAGCGTCACGGTGCATTGTCGATTTTACTGGTGGAATTGGTGACTGGCTTGGGGTTCTCGAGTACGTATCAAGAATTGGCAGCGAGTTGTTGCGGTCAGAGCCAAGAAAGGTACGGGATACGATCACGCGGACAGGTGGAGAGACGAGCTACAAGGATTAGGTATTTAGTAGACCACAGCCAGACCAAAGTCAAACAGAATAAGTATTTAGTCTGTATCAATTTTGTAACTTCAAATATGTACTAAGAATAAACAAGACCCAAAAGCGCCGAAAAATGCAGATGCCTAATGCTCATCCCGTCATGACCTCTATATGCAGACCTAGTGTAACTCCGAGCGAATAACTCCGAGTAAACTGAAAACCGCAAATAAACAAAACAgaaccaaaacaaactaatagaaaaaaaaataagataaAACTCAAGGTGTATCAACGCTCGAATGGGAAGTAGGTAAGCAAAGTGTCCACCTATTTCATGAACCCTTCGACTTCTGGCCGCTTGGTGACGGGCAGCTTGCTCTGTTTGAGCTCATTCTTCTTTTCCGCCTCTTTCTTATCGTCCTTGGGCGGCTCGGGCTTTTTTTCAGGCTTGGCCTCGGGTTTAGCCTCGGGTTTTTGCTCAGGTTTGGCTTCAGGTTTTTGTTCGGGTTTGGCCTCGGGTTTGGCCTCGGGTTTGGCCTCGGGTTTTTGCTCAGGTTTGGCTTCAGGTTTTTGTTCGGGTTTGGCCTCGGGTTTGGCCTCGGGTTTTTGCTCAGGTTTGGCTTCAGGTTTGGCCTCGGGTTTAGCCGCAGGCTTGCCATCTCCCTCAAAACCCTTGTCCCATTTGTTATAGTCCTTGGCCATCGGATCGATAATGTCAAAACCCTGAGGGCTCTTCTTTGGTGGCTCTTCCTTCTTGGGCTCATCCTTCTTTGGCTCATCCTTTTTAGGCTCATCTTTTTTGGGCTCGTCCTTTTTGGGCTCGTCCTTTTTGGGCGGCTGGTCCGGCTTTGCATCTGGCTTTCCGTCGCCTTCGAGGCCCTTATCCCACCTGTTGTAGTCCTTTGCCATAGGATCAATAATCTCAAAGCCCTGTGGGCTCATCTTGGGTTTGCCCTTGTCTTCTGGCTTTTTATCATCTGGTTTCTTGTCGTCTGGCTTCTTGTCATCAGGCTTCTTGTCATCAGGCTTCTTGTCATCAGGCTTCTTGTCATCAGGCTTCTTATCGTCTGGCTTGCCGTCCCCTTCAAGGCCCTTGTCCCATAGATTGTAGTCTTTCGCCATTGGATCGATGATCTCGAAGCCTTGTGGACTCAGTTTTGGCTTGTCATTGTTGTCGGCCTTCTTGTCGTCAGGCTTCTTGTCGTCAGGCTTCTTGTCGTCAGGCTTCTTGTCGTCAGGCTTCTTGTCGTCAGGCTTCTTGTCGTCAGGTTTTTTATCATCTGCTTTCTTTTCGCCCATATCGCCGTTGTCCTTAACGCCCGGCCCTGTATCCATCTTCAGACTGTCCATGCTGCCGTCGGGTCCGGGCTTTTGAGGCTCTGCCTTGGGGGGATCTTTGGGCTTGTCGTCCTTGGGTGGATCTTTGGGCTTGTCGTCTTTGGGTGGATCTTTGGGCTTGTCATCTTTGGGTGGATCTTTGGGCTTGTCGTCTTTGGGTGGATCTTTGGGCTTGTCGTCTTTGGGTGGATCTTTGGGCTTGTCATCTTTGGGTGGATCTTTGGGCTTGTCATCTTTGGGTGGATCTTTGGGCTTGTCATCCTTGGGGGGATCTTTTGGCTTGTCGTCCTTGGGAGGATCTTTTGGCTTTTCCCCCATGTCGCCATTGTCCTTCGTTCCACCGCTCGTCTCCATCTTGAGACTGTCCCTCTCCTCTTCCTTGGCATGCTCCACTGTCGGGCCCGTTGCTCCCGTGTTAGCCTCGGCCGGGACGGGGGCCTCATGCTCGACATACGTAGGCTTGTCCTCGGCGGGGTTTTCGGGGTTATTACGGCGGAGCATCCGTGCAGGGCGACTGCGGCGGACCTCTTCTGTTGGGTATTCATGCTGCACGCTCCTCTTGCTAACCGACTTCCCCGGGATAGATCCGTCAATCCTCTGGACGAGCGAGTCGCCGATGGCGTGCAGGCTGGACTCGAAATCTTCAAACGAGCTGGCGTCCCACTTGGCGCCGTTTGCGCCCGGAACGGCATCCTCTCCGGTGAATGCGAGATACAGCACATCGTTCTCGCTGTGGCCGTTGTCGCCGTTAACGTCGGACGCGCCGTAGCAGGCAGTGGCCAGACCGATGCCTGCCTCGCCCATCATGGGATGATCGCCATCAGGGCCGTTTTCGTCGCCCCATACACCGTAGAACTGTTTGTTGTCCAACTCAAAGTCAGCACATCATACATATACGAGGTATTGTGATGATCTTTTATCAAAAGGGGCACATACCATCTTGTCGCCGCAAACGACAGCCATGACGCTAAGCGGCTCGACCTTCTTCCCATTTTTAGCGGTGACACTGTTAGGTCTAAACTCGGGCCAGCCGGGCTTCCCCTCGTTGCCAAAGACGACGTACGAGTGCACAAACGGGTTCAGGTCCTTGACGCCGACGTTGTAGCCCGTGAGGACGTCAGCGAACGACGTCTGGGCCTGCGTATCCTTGCTCTTGGAACAACGGCCGTCATCCTTCTGGCGCCCGGCCTGCTGGCCGTCGCAGTCAATATCCATGTCGCTCAGCTGGCCGCCAGGCATTTGCTGGTAGATAACGCCTGCCGAGTCGAGCAAGTCTCCACAATATGAGCCAGCTGTATCATTGGAGATGCCAGAGTGGTTAGCAGATATGACGAAGAGAGGAAGGGGAAGGTGATTGTTTTCTGATCGCCAagtgagaaaaaagaaatatacATACTCTTTTCATCTGTGGAGACGCTGCGAAAGCCGCTGGCAAGCTTCTTCTCGCAGTCTCCTCTAGCGATTATGGACTCTCGCAGCTTCTTGATGTTTTCTGGTATGTCCcgcgccgtcgtcgccgcaaagagcagcgacgacgacagtGCCAAGGTTGCAATGCTTGATCGCATGGCAGATGTATGTGTATAGAAATAGAATTTGATCTCTTCCTCCACGAGGGAGAGATGGTGTTTGGGATGTCCGCAGGTGAGGTTCGTGATGCGAGTTACCTACTATGTAACGGTATAGCGCGTAGATGTGATGGATCAAGATACAAACTTCATGTATATGGAAGAGCCCACAGCTCCTCGAAaaaaggcaggtaggtaatgTTTCTGTCCGACTAGGATAGAAACCAAGAAAAATGATCAAACCCAACATAACGGCACTTGTTGGCGGGAACAAGGTTGACTTATATCAGACCCACCCTCGCTTAATCTGGGCAACCTGGGCTGATGATGAAAAGTAGGGGAACATGCGAAGGCAGCAAGCACTTGCTTAGTCGGCCGTGAGCAGTATGCAAACGAGGCTTTGAATGTGTACGGAAAGAGAGCGGATGAGATGCCGGCGGTGGCTTGTTTGACACTTGGGGGTGACATCAGATTGGGACGCCAAGCTCCCGCAAAGAGAATTGACTGACTACAGCAAAAAGGATGAGTACGCGCCATAACGAGCTCAGCTACGAGCCGAGTTTTtctggtggcggtcggcagGCGGCGTTGAATCTTGATCTTTGACCGCGGGGCAATGGAATTTAGTGTCGATGTGTGTGGGCTGCGTCAACAGTGTCGCGTCAGGAGgaaaacaagaaagaaacagCATTCAAAATCCGTCAGTAGTAAGCCCTGGATTGCCTGGCGAGTCAATGCGCTGTGTTCGAAACCCTCTGGGGCTGCCTGCTTACTCCGCTGTGGGTGCTGCGCCAGCGCCTCGGGATGATGGGTGGAGTAACCGCCCGCGGCCATGGCATGGTTCGTCCCATATTTCTGGCCACGAGGTGTGCGACATAAAATCAACGACTCCTTGATGGACTCGAATCTTGCAACTGTTTCCGGAGTAGATGTTTACTTCtttcggtttttttttcacgaaAAAAGCTTGTGACCCTCTAGACTAGATTtagatctagttctagatctaTACCTTACCCAAGTCCGGGTCTACGGTAGCGTCTGTGCACGTACAAATGGAAAGGGACGCCTACAAAAGTCAGGTCAAGGTAAACAATCTCCAGCGCCATATCAGTCTCAGCTTAATAACTTTCTAGGCCTAGACTAtttctagacctagaaatACTTTGGACCGGTATTTTGAACGTATGCTCAATGCACGCGCTGCACAATGCAAGGGCACATGCACTAGCGGCTGGTTGTCGACTGGTTCGTCGCACGCGTACTACAGACTGATGCTTACTGCCGGCCTCAGCATTGAGTTTCGATAACGATTTTTCTGAACGTTGCATGAGCCTGTGCTATGTTCTTTCAGTGTTTGACTTGGCAGTCAACAACCTGACAGCCGTCATGACGGCCAAAATGAACTGATGCTCTCCTTAATTTCTTGTCTGGGTCAAAGAAACTGCCGTCGTACTCGGGGCAGTGGCTTGGGTGCAGTAAGCTGCCGAAGGCTTGGGGCCTTTTCtctaagtacctaggtaggtaggtaggtaacctAAGCGGGGCTGTTGGGTACGAGTGGCCGCTGGAGCGCCGCCCCAAAACTTCCTTGCAGGTACATACCTCCTTACCAGGTACCCTGCCACAGCAACTAAGCCGGCACGTCGGAAGGAACAAGCCTCAGCACTGATTGCATTGTTCACAATAAGATTTTGC contains:
- a CDS encoding chitosanase, which encodes MRSSIATLALSSSLLFAATTARDIPENIKKLRESIIARGDCEKKLASGFRSVSTDEKTGSYCGDLLDSAGVIYQQMPGGQLSDMDIDCDGQQAGRQKDDGRCSKSKDTQAQTSFADVLTGYNVGVKDLNPFVHSYVVFGNEGKPGWPEFRPNSVTAKNGKKVEPLSVMAVVCGDKMFYGVWGDENGPDGDHPMMGEAGIGLATACYGASDVNGDNGHSENDVLYLAFTGEDAVPGANGAKWDASSFEDFESSLHAIGDSLVQRIDGSIPGKSVSKRSVQHEYPTEEVRRSRPARMLRRNNPENPAEDKPTYVEHEAPVPAEANTGATGPTVEHAKEEERDSLKMETSGGTKDNGDMGEKPKDPPKDDKPKDPPKDDKPKDPPKDDKPKDPPKDDKPKDPPKDDKPKDPPKDDKPKDPPKDDKPKDPPKDDKPKDPPKDDKPKDPPKAEPQKPGPDGSMDSLKMDTGPGVKDNGDMGEKKADDKKPDDKKPDDKKPDDKKPDDKKPDDKKPDDKKADNNDKPKLSPQGFEIIDPMAKDYNLWDKGLEGDGKPDDKKPDDKKPDDKKPDDKKPDDKKPDDKKPDDKKPEDKGKPKMSPQGFEIIDPMAKDYNRWDKGLEGDGKPDAKPDQPPKKDEPKKDEPKKDEPKKDEPKKDEPKKEEPPKKSPQGFDIIDPMAKDYNKWDKGFEGDGKPAAKPEAKPEAKPEQKPEAKPEAKPEQKPEAKPEQKPEAKPEAKPEAKPEQKPEAKPEQKPEAKPEAKPEKKPEPPKDDKKEAEKKNELKQSKLPVTKRPEVEGFMK